Proteins found in one Hirundo rustica isolate bHirRus1 chromosome 9, bHirRus1.pri.v3, whole genome shotgun sequence genomic segment:
- the TNFSF4 gene encoding tumor necrosis factor ligand superfamily member 4 — MHRGREPAEHWPGGQAGNTLHLVSAVAQWILLLACLVYLGIDFLRPSASQSAKVPWTHIRYTGRSIEGAAVNLTAELGPIQIRNGSIVIPCDGLYLVSLKSSIYLDKEDWLKLTLQGTHEGTLWEQIVQGSGRTVNLTTVLYLFQEDSITLWTNSSASIWDLSFSLVLINDDKC; from the exons atgCATCGCGGGAGGGAACCTGCAGAGCACTGGCCAGGAGGACAGGCTGGGAACACGCTGCACCTCGTGTCCGCGGTGGCTCAGTGGATTTTACTGCTTGCCTGCCTGGTTTACCTGGGTATAGATTTTCTACGGCCCTCAGCG agcCAGAGTGCCAAAGTGCCGTGGACCCACATCCGGTACACAG GCAGAAGCATCGAGGGAGCAGCCGTGAATCTCACTGCCGAGCTGGGCCCCATCCAGATCCGAAACGGTTCCATCGTCATCCCCTGTGACGGCCTCTACCTCGTGTCCCTGAAGAGTTCCATCTACCTGGACAAGGAGGACTGGCTGAAGCTGACCCTGCAGGGGACACACGAGGGCACCCTGTGGGAGCAGATTGTCCAGGGCAGCGGCAGAACGGTGAACCTCACCACTGTGCTCTACTTGTTCCAGGAGGACAGCATCACTCTGTGGACCAACTCCAGTGCCAGCATCTGGGATCTGTCCTTTAGCCTGGTGCTAATAAATGATGACAAGTGCTAG